From Patagioenas fasciata isolate bPatFas1 chromosome 15, bPatFas1.hap1, whole genome shotgun sequence, a single genomic window includes:
- the GRAP gene encoding GRB2-related adapter protein: MESVALYNFQATEKDELPFQKGDTLKILNMEDDQNWYKAELYGREGFVPKNYIKVKPHPWYAGRISRHLAEERLLQRQHLGAFLIRDSESSPGEFSISVNYGQDVQHFKVLRERNGKYFLWEEKFNSLNELVDFYRTTTIAKKQQIFLRDEDQTQEVRRPKFVQAQFDFSAHDSSQLPFFRGDIIEVLDCPDPNWWQGKIYGRVGLFPRNYVHPIRK, translated from the exons ATGGAGTCAGTGGCTCTGTACAACTTCCAGGCGACAGAGAAAGACGAGCTGCCCTTTCAGAAAGGGGACACCCTGAAG ATCCTCAACATGGAAGATGACCAGAACTGGTACAAGGCTGAGCTGTATGGCCGCGAGGGCTTCGTCCCCAAAAATTACATCAAGGTCAAGCCACACCC GTGGTACGCAGGCAGGATCTCCCGGCACCTGGCAGAGGAGCGGCTCCTCCAGCGCCAGCACCTGGGAGCCTTCCTGATCCGCGACAGTGAGAGCAGCCCAGGGGAGTTCTCCATCTCCGTCAA CTACGGGCAGGATGTCCAGCACTTCAAGGTGCTCAGGGAGAGGAATGGCAAGTATTTCCTCTGGGAGGAAAAGTTCAACTCCCTGAATGAGCTGGTGGATTTCTACAGGACGACCACCATCGCCAAAAAGCAGCAGATTTTCCTCCGGGACGAGGACCAGACCCAGGAG GTGAGGAGACCCAAATTTGTGCAAGCCCAGTTCGACTTCTCGGCCCATGACAGCTCCCAGCTGCCCTTCTTCCGCGGGGACATCATCGAGGTCCTGGACTGCCCTGACCCCAACTGGTGGCAGGGGAAGATCTACGGGCGCGTCGGCCTCTTCCCCCGCAACTACGTCCACCCCATTCGCAAGTGA